The DNA window GCGGGTCTGGAGAGTCTCACGTCGACCTTGGCGGTGGAGTGGGCTCCCAAGGTGCGGGTGAACGCCGTGGTGGTCGGCATGGTGGAGACCGAACAGTCCGAGCTGTTCTACGGCGACGCCGAGTCGGTCGCCCGCGTGGCCGCCAACGTGCCGCTCGGCCGGCTGGCCAAGCCGGACGACGTCGGCTGGGCCGCAGCTTTTTTGACTTCCGATGTGGCCTCCTACATCAGCGGTGCCACGCTGGAGGTGCACGGCGGCGGCGAGCCGCCGCCGTATCTGGCCGCCTCGAGCGCCAACAAGTAACGAGTTAAGGAGCAACGGTATGGGCTTGGTGGACGGCCGCGTCGTCATCGTCACCGGAGCCGGCGGCGGCATCGGGCGCGCGCACGCGCTGGCCTTCGCCGCCGAGGGCGCGCGGGTGGTGGTCAACGACATCGGGGTGGGTCTGGACGGTTCGCCCGCGGGCGGTGGCAGCGCCGCGCAGGGCGTCGTCGATGAAATCATCTCGGCCGGTGGGGAAGCCGTGGCCAACGGGTCGAACATCGCCGACTGGAGCCAGGCCGAGAGCCTCGTCCGGGCCGCCGTCGAGACCTTCGGTGGCCTGGACGTCGTGGTCAACAACGCCGGCATCGTGCGCGACCGAATGATGGCCAACACCAGCGAAGAGGAGTTCGACGCCGTCGTCGCCGTGCACCTCAAGGGTCACTTCGCGATGATGCGCCACGCCGCGTCGTACTGGCGCGGGCTGTCCAAAGCGGGCAAGGCCCCGGGAGACATTGACGCGCGGATCGTCAACACCAGTTCCGGTGCGGGCCTGCAGGGCAGCGTCGGGCAGGGCAACTACAGCGCCGCCAAGGCCGGCATCGCGGCGATGACGCTCGTCGGCGCCGCCGAGATGGGCCGCTACGGCGTGACGGTCAACGCGATCGCGCCCTCGGCGCGCACCCGCATGACCGAGACCGTGTTCGCCGAGATGATGGCAACGCAGGACCAGGATTTCGACGCGATGGCACCGGAGAACGTCTCGCCGCTGGTCGTCTGGCTGGGCAGCACCGAGTCCCGCGACGTCACCGGCAGGGTCTTCGAGGTCGAGGGCGGCAAGATCCGCGTCGCCGAGGGCTGGGCGCACGGCCCGCAGATCGACAAGGGCGCGAAGTGGGACCCCGCCGAACTGGGGACCGTGGTCACCGACTTGCTGGCCAAGGCGCGCCCGCCGGTTCCGGTTTACGGGGCCTAGCGGCGGCTGATCACACGCCCGGCGCGGGCTGTGTGATCAGGCGGGGGTCTGCTGCGCTCGAACGCGTTCCGAGCCGCCGCGGCCGCTCGGGCGCGAGCAGGGCTGGTATGGACCACGGGCGCTACCACATGTCCTACGTCGTCGCAGCACCGGAGTTTTCCAACGGCGGTCTCTTCGAACGGCTGGCCGGTCTGAGCATTCCGTCGCTCGGCATCACATTCAACGGCGCCACTTGCGGGACGTCGGCGAAGCCGTCGTATTCCTGCGTGTAGATGGTCGTCTGGTAGAGGTCGGAGCGATCGGTCGAGAGTCGTGCTGTCCAGGGTGGGCGGCGTCAGGGGTCGCAGATGACGACGGGGATGACCCGATCGGTCCACGACCGGTAGTCGCCGAACGACGGGTACATGGCGTCCAGCTTCGGCCAGTATTCCGCGCGCTCCTCCTCGGTGGCATCGCGCGCCTGTAACTGCAACACCTCGTCCTTGATCTGCACGGAAACTTTGGGATTCGCCTTGAGATTCAGGTACCACAGCGGATGCTTGTCGCTGCCGCCCTTCGATGCGACCAACACCACGCGGTCCCCCTCGCGCAGGTAGAGCAGCGGGCTAACCCGCGGTTCACCGGTCTTGCGGCCCGTCGTGGTGAGCAGCGCGACCGGAGCGTTGCCGAAGGTGCCGCCGAGCTTTCCGTTGCTGCGACGGTAGATCCACGCGTTGCCCTTGGCCATGTACTTGATGATCAGGCCGACCCAGGGCGAGTTCAGCGAGCGTGGCTTCTCTTTCGGCATGGCGCTCCTAGCGGGAGTTTCCGGCCTTCGTTGATCGACGGCCTGATTTGCCCTGGTGGGGTTGGGTTTTTGGGCAGGGTTGGTGTATTACCCAAGTCGTTGTGTTGGGCGTTGTTGGTCAGCGGGTGGGTGCGTATTGGTGGATTGCGAACAGGTCGGCGAGTCGCTGTTGGGTGGGGCTGGTGTCGGTGAGCATGCGCTGCACGCGGGGCCGTCCCTTGCTGCCGTCGTGGTAAATCAACACGGTCTCTTGGATGCCGGAGAGTTCGTCGAGTAGTTCGCGTACCGACAGGTGCAGCCCGGCGTGCTCGGTCTGGCGGCGCATCAGGTGGGCGACGGCCAGGGCGAGCACGCAGTAGAACACGTGCACCCGGATCTTGGAGTCGGTCCAGTGGTGCATCGGGCTGAACGAGACTACGTGGGGGTCTTTGAGTTGGCGGAACCCGAATTCGGCGTCGGATTGCGATCGGTAGGCGGCCACCACGTCGGGTACCGGCCAGTCGCGGTTGGTGAATAGGATGCGCTTGCCGAACAGCCGTTCTTGCAGGCGCTTTCGGGCCTTGGTGTCGGTGCGCCAGGACAGCCTCAATTGGGCGGGCGTGTCGCCGGTGAGGGTGGTGGTGATGATGTCGGCGACCCAGCGGGGTTTGAGGATCGCGGTGATCTCGGCCTGGACCTGGTCGCGGTCGCGGCGGGTGCGGCCGCGCGCGAGGCGGGCGGCCAGCTCGGCCAGGCGGCGCCGGGCCTTGGCCAGGGTCTGGTCCAGGCCGCGGGATTGTTTGGCCGCCAGGTTCGCCGAGTGGGTGAGTACCGCTCGGCGGGTGACGCCGAGCGCGGTGACGGTGGTGTCGACATAGCTCAGCTCGGGGTAGCGGTCGTCGTCCACGGGCCGGTAGTCCCGGGTCGGGATCTGCAGCAGTTCGGGGTGATCGCTGGGCGGCAGCGAACCGACGAACCCGATCCGGTGCGCCTCCACTACCGCATGGTTGTCGCTGCTGTTTTGCCCGGCGTCATAGACCACGGTCAGCGACTCCACGTGCTCGACCAGGTCCCGGTAGCGGGTGAGCAGTTCGTCGACGACGGTGCTGAACTGGGTGACATCGGGCCGGTCCCCGGGATAGGGGTGGCTGATCACGGGCACCCCGCCGTCGCGGGTGACGACCAGGGCCAGCCCGACCAACCGCAGATCGGTGCGTTTCTGCTTGGCCTTGCCCCGCTGCGCGATCGGCGCGCGGTCGTTGCCGGTGTCGATGAAGGTGGCGAAGTTGGTCATGTCCAACGCCAGCCCGGTCAAATCCAGCCCGAACTCGGTCACCATCCGCCGTCCCAGCCGGGTCTCGATCTCACGCAGTTCGGTCTGGCCGAGGCGGTCCATCGCGTCCCAGAACCGGCGATGATCCAGCGCGGCCCGGTCCAGCTTCACCCACCGTGACCCGGCCGTGGTGGCCCACCAGTCGGCGAAGCCACGCTTGGAACATGGGTCGACAATCCGGTTCGCGCACGCCAGGGCCACATAGGTGCCCACCGGTGCGGCCGCGTTCGCGTACCGGGGCGCCACGTCGTTGACGATGCCGGCCACATCCAGCCGGGCCAGCATCGACCACACCGCAGCCAGATCCCCGAACTGCTTGTGCTGGCTACGGATCGGCTGCCCGGCCGGCGTCGCCGACAGCTTCGCCATCACCTCCTCCGCGCTGCCCAAATACTGCTGCGAAACGATGCGCGGCTTACCTTGCACGCGGGCCGATTCCACCAGGTAGTAATAGGTCTGCTTGCCGCGCCGCTTACCCACGATCGACGCCATATATGGGTAATACACTCCAGCCCCACAAACATCAAGCACCACAACGCAAGACACGCCGATCAGCTACAAAGGCTGGAAACTCCCGCTAGCGCTGGACGAATGGATGAAAACGGACCTTGATGTGCTGGATTTCGGCCGTGCCACCGGGGCTTTCGGCGGGAATCACGAAGGTCTCGTCGACCCGCGCGCCCACCCGCCGCCCGCCGAAGGCCACCTTGGTCAGCACGTCGTACACCGCGCGCACCTCGTCGCCGCTGATGCGGTAGTCCGGCGGTGTCGTGTCGGCGATGATCCGAAACTGGGGGCCGCGGTTGAGGCCGCGCCGCATGTGGCGCCCGGAGAACCCGTTCTTGATGCCCTGCTCGGTGCGGGTGCAGCCCGTTGCGAACGGAACCGCGTCGGCGTTGTGGCTGACCAGCGCATCGATGTAGGCCTGCGCCGCGGCGATGCGGCTCTCTTCGGGAACGAGCACCGCTCGGGCTAGATGCGCTCGATGATGGTGCCGGTGGACAGGGCGCCGCCCGCGCACATAGTGATCAGCGCGGTGCTCTGGTCGGTGCGCTCCAGTTCGTGCAGGGCGGTGGTGATCAGCCGGCTACCGGTGCAGCCCACCGGGTGGCCCAACGCGATGGCGCCGCCGTTGACGTTGACCCGGGCCATGTCGGGTTCGTGGACCCGCGCCCAGGACAGCACCACCGACGCGAACGCCTCGTTGATCTCGACAATGTCGATGTCGCCCCTTCATCCCGGCCTTCTCCAGCACCTTCGCCGTCGACTGCACCGGGCCGTCCAGGTGGTAGTAGGGCTCCGCACCGACCAGTGCCTGGCTGACGATCCGGGCCCGGGGGCGCAGGCCCAGCGCCTTGGCCTTGTCCTCGTCCATCCAGAGAACGGCTGCCGCACCGTCGGAAATCTGCGACGCCGTTCCCGCCGTGTGGATCCCGCCCTCCAGGACCGGCTTGAGCGAACTCAGGCCCGACAGCGTGGTGTCGCGCAGGCCCTGGTCGCGGGAGATGGTCACGCGCTCCGAGGTCGGCTGCTTGTTCTCGTCGAGCGCCGGCGCCACGATCGGGGTGATCTCGCGGTCGAAGCGCCCCTCCTCCCAGGCCTGCTTCGCCTTGGCCTGGGATTCGAGACCGAACTGGTCGATATCCTCGCGGGTGATGCCCCGCCGCTTGGCGATTCGCTCGGCGGCCGTGAACTGGTCGGGCAGGTCGATGTCCCACGACTCGGGCCGCAGGATGCTGCGGTCGGGCCCGGCATTGGCGCCCAGTCCGACGCGGCTCATCGCCTCGATCCCGCACGCGATGCCGATGTCGATGGCGCCGATCGCGATCAGCCCGGCGATCAGGTGGTTGGCCTGCTGGCTGCTGCCGCATTGGCAGTCCACGGTCGCGGCGCCGACGTGCTCCGGCAGCCCGGCGACCAGCCAGCTCACCCGGGTGATGTTGTTCGACTGCTCGCCGTACTGCGTCACGCAGCCGCCGATGGCCTGTTCGACGTCGCCGGCGTCGATGCCGGCCTTCTCCACGACTGCCTTCTGCACCGCCCCCAGCAGCTCGGTGGCGTGCAGTCCGGACAGCCAGCCGGCGCGTTTGCCGATGGGGCTGCGGGTGGCTTCGACGATTACCGGGTTACCCATGGAGCCAGGCTAGAACACGTTTCATTACTATGACAAGCGAGGATACTGCCGCGCCTTTTTTCTACGGTGGAGGCGTGTTTTACTGGCAGCAGAGCTCCACTAGGAGAGCTAGTGCCCTGGATCGCCAGTCGCAGGAACAGCATATGCACGAGCAGTGAGGAGAAACAGCGTGCCTAGCCCCAACCTTCCGCCCGGATTCGACTTTCTCGATCCGGACAGAAATGTCAAAGGCCTGCCGGTCGCGGAGCTGGCGGAGCTGCGTAAATCCCAGCCGGTCTACTGGCTGGACGTTCCGGGCGGGACCGGGGGCTTCGGCGACAAGGGTTACTGGGTGATCACCAAGCACCGGGACGTCAAGGAGATCTCGCTGCGCAGCGACATCTTCTCCAGCCAGCAGGACTGCGCCATCCCGGTCTGGCCCCAGGAGATGACCCGCGAGCAGATCGACCTGCAGCGACTCGTCATGCTCA is part of the Mycobacterium sp. HUMS_12744610 genome and encodes:
- a CDS encoding SDR family oxidoreductase, which produces MGLVDGRVVIVTGAGGGIGRAHALAFAAEGARVVVNDIGVGLDGSPAGGGSAAQGVVDEIISAGGEAVANGSNIADWSQAESLVRAAVETFGGLDVVVNNAGIVRDRMMANTSEEEFDAVVAVHLKGHFAMMRHAASYWRGLSKAGKAPGDIDARIVNTSSGAGLQGSVGQGNYSAAKAGIAAMTLVGAAEMGRYGVTVNAIAPSARTRMTETVFAEMMATQDQDFDAMAPENVSPLVVWLGSTESRDVTGRVFEVEGGKIRVAEGWAHGPQIDKGAKWDPAELGTVVTDLLAKARPPVPVYGA
- a CDS encoding nitroreductase family deazaflavin-dependent oxidoreductase, coding for MPKEKPRSLNSPWVGLIIKYMAKGNAWIYRRSNGKLGGTFGNAPVALLTTTGRKTGEPRVSPLLYLREGDRVVLVASKGGSDKHPLWYLNLKANPKVSVQIKDEVLQLQARDATEEERAEYWPKLDAMYPSFGDYRSWTDRVIPVVICDP
- a CDS encoding IS1634 family transposase, whose translation is MASIVGKRRGKQTYYYLVESARVQGKPRIVSQQYLGSAEEVMAKLSATPAGQPIRSQHKQFGDLAAVWSMLARLDVAGIVNDVAPRYANAAAPVGTYVALACANRIVDPCSKRGFADWWATTAGSRWVKLDRAALDHRRFWDAMDRLGQTELREIETRLGRRMVTEFGLDLTGLALDMTNFATFIDTGNDRAPIAQRGKAKQKRTDLRLVGLALVVTRDGGVPVISHPYPGDRPDVTQFSTVVDELLTRYRDLVEHVESLTVVYDAGQNSSDNHAVVEAHRIGFVGSLPPSDHPELLQIPTRDYRPVDDDRYPELSYVDTTVTALGVTRRAVLTHSANLAAKQSRGLDQTLAKARRRLAELAARLARGRTRRDRDQVQAEITAILKPRWVADIITTTLTGDTPAQLRLSWRTDTKARKRLQERLFGKRILFTNRDWPVPDVVAAYRSQSDAEFGFRQLKDPHVVSFSPMHHWTDSKIRVHVFYCVLALAVAHLMRRQTEHAGLHLSVRELLDELSGIQETVLIYHDGSKGRPRVQRMLTDTSPTQQRLADLFAIHQYAPTR